The following DNA comes from Thiovulum sp. ES.
TCCTTTGTTTTAGAACGAACGATAATATATTCCCAAACATATTCTAATCGCAACCATTCTTGTAGCTCGATTTTTCTTAAATCTCTTTTTTCTCGATACTCGTTTCCGATTGCCAAAACATCATTAAGAGAGTCTTTTAAATTTTTATCCAATTCTTGTGCTTTATGAAAACTTTCTATTGCTTCTTCAAATCTATCAGCATGTTGATAAGTTTCTCCTAAAAGAGCATGAGATTTTGCAAAGTTTGGATTTAACTCAATTGATTCTAAAAGTAACTCTAAAATACCATCAGTATCTTCTCCGTCATCAAAATTATCTTTTGCATATTCAAACAATTCTAAATATTCGTATTGTTCTAAATTCATTGCTTTTCGTAGAATTTTTACAACATTAAAATTCTCTTCTGCTTTTGCAATATCTAAAGCTGTTTTATTGTCTTGATTTTTTAAATTTGGATTTGCACCATAATCTAAAAGAAGATTTACAATCTCAATATCATCAAAATAAGCTGTTTCAATTAAAGCTGTATTTCCTAAGTCATTAATCTTTTACGACCTCATCGATACCAAAACCAATATTTACAAAAATCACTTCAATTTCTGTTCCACCAATTTTTGGTTCAAAAACTAAATTTTCCCGACTTTCAAAACTCGGAGCAATAAAATAGCCCTTTCTCTTTTTGAGAGTCGAAACATAAGTTATCAACTGATAAATATCTTCTCGGTTTGGTCTCTCTTTGTAAATTTTGTATTTCGTATCAATAACAAAATCATCTAAAATAATGTCGGGAATTATCTTGATTTTGTCGTAAATTGAGTGTGATTTTTGTGAGACAAACGGAATTTTAGATTTTTTTAAAAGAGTTTCAACAAATTTTTCAAAAAGATAATTCATGTCAAAAAGAATACTCCAGAAAGGAGTTGAGTCAATTTTTGCCGTGTATGGCATGTAGTTGTAAAAAATGGTTCGTGCCTGATTGAAAAGAGTCTCAAATCTGCTATTCAATCTTGAAAATTGGACTCGCTCAAAATCACTTTCACGAAGTTGGATATTTTCGACATTTTCCAAAAGATTACGGACTTCAAAAAAATTCTGCTTCGTTCGGTAGGAAAAAGTTTGGTCTTCCAAAAGAAGAATTGAAATAGACTTAAAAACTTTCATGAGATTCGTGTTTTTCGTTCGTTTTCGATATTCGACAACAACTCTACTTCTATCAAACGGATGTCGATTTAGAGTTTTTTGAATATCAATTTTTCCACGAATTGTGTTATTGCTTTCAATAACTTTTGTGTAGCCTTTGTCACTTCCTTTTCTGATTTCTGCCAAAAGGTTTTCCGAAAAAAGTTCCACAACATACGAAATCAGAGGCAACTCTTTAATCGAAACTTTCGATGAGGTCGAGCTACTCACAAATGAATTTCTCTTGTCGGTAAAACGGATCAATTTTACAAACTCTTTTCGATAGCTCTCTATGTTTTTCTCTTTTGCAATTTTTGGCAAAATCTCAATAATCACACCATCTTTCAAAGCAATTGAGCCAACAATAGAATCTGTTTTTACAGTTTGTGAATTGTGAAATTTAAAAACTGACTTTTTATCAAGTTTGATTGAAAGCAAATCAGCTAAATCATTTTTTGAGAAAACAGCATTTTCCAAATCTCGTTTTTCAGCAATTTTCACTTTTGAGTGTTCAAAAATTGTAACAATCATTCTAAAACTCTAATTATAAATTTTGACTACGGCACTTTCTGAAAAACCCTCATTCACCTTAAAAACTTTTCGATT
Coding sequences within:
- a CDS encoding McrBC 5-methylcytosine restriction system component (PFAM: McrBC 5-methylcytosine restriction system component); translation: MIVTIFEHSKVKIAEKRDLENAVFSKNDLADLLSIKLDKKSVFKFHNSQTVKTDSIVGSIALKDGVIIEILPKIAKEKNIESYRKEFVKLIRFTDKRNSFVSSSTSSKVSIKELPLISYVVELFSENLLAEIRKGSDKGYTKVIESNNTIRGKIDIQKTLNRHPFDRSRVVVEYRKRTKNTNLMKVFKSISILLLEDQTFSYRTKQNFFEVRNLLENVENIQLRESDFERVQFSRLNSRFETLFNQARTIFYNYMPYTAKIDSTPFWSILFDMNYLFEKFVETLLKKSKIPFVSQKSHSIYDKIKIIPDIILDDFVIDTKYKIYKERPNREDIYQLITYVSTLKKRKGYFIAPSFESRENLVFEPKIGGTEIEVIFVNIGFGIDEVVKD